A segment of the Niveibacterium umoris genome:
GTGAGCCGCCCCTGGTGGTAGAACAGCGCGCCACGCTCGGGCAGGCTCACGCCAACGATCACGTCGCCACGGCGCACTTCCGGGAACACGCGGGTCAGTTCCTCGCGCCAGCGAACCAGCGTGGCTTCGTCACGCGTGCCAAGGCGGCGCATCTCATCGACGCTGGTATCGACCAGCCTTTCAGCCGGGAAATCGCGCGCATAGGTGAGCGCCAGCGCGAAGGGCGTGTCAGGGGCGAACCCGTTCGCCGCGGACCACAGTTGCGCGTCGTAGAGCCGCAGGCCAAACCAGGTCATCTCGCCACCGCCGAGCGGGCGCCAGTCGCCAGCAAGGCGGCGCACCGCCTCGGGAAGCGGCGCAGCCGTCTCGGCCGCCGGCGCCGCCGCAGCGGTGAGCGAGATCAGCAGGCAGGCGACAAGGTGGCGCCACATGACTCACACGCCTTCATGGGCGAAGGTGTAGTGATAGACGTCGGTCGACCCGGCACGGAAGCCCGCTTCACAGTACGCCAGGTAGAACTGCCACAGGCGCAGGAAGCGCTCGTCGAAGCCGAGTGCCATGACGCGCTCGCGCACCTGGTCAAAGCGCTGATGCCAGATTGCGAGCGTGCGCGCGTAGTCGAGCCCGAAGGCAAGATCGTCGACCACCTTGAGGCCGGCCTTTCCCGACAGCTTGCGGATACGTTCGGGCGACGCCAGCATGCCGCCGGGGAAGATGTAGCGCTGGATGAAGTCCGGATTCTTGCGGTAGAAGCCGAACAGCGCATCCTCGATGGTGATCGCCTGGATCACCGCGCGCCCGCCCGGTGCCAGTCGCGCTTGCAGTTGCTGGAAGTAAGAGGGCCAGAAGCGCTCGCCCACCGCCTCGTACATCTCGATCGAAACAATGTGATCGTAGGTGCCGCGCACATCGCGGTAGTCGCACAGTTCGAAGGACGCATGTTTGGCGAATCCGCCCTGCTCGGCGCGCTGTCGCGCGTATTCGAGCTGCGCGGGCGAGAGCGTGAGCCCGAGGACTTCGCAGCCAAATTCGAGCGTCGCGACTTCGGCAAAACCGCCCCAGCCACAGCCGACTTCGAGAATGCGCTGCCCCGGCTGCGCGTCGAGTTGCGCGAGGATGCGGCGGTACTTGGCGCGCTGCGCGTCGGCCAGATCCTGGTCGGGCGCCGCGAAGAGCGCACTCGAGTAGGTCATGGTCTCGTCCAGCCACAGCCGGTAGAAATCATTGCCCAGGTCGTAATGGGCCTCGATGTTG
Coding sequences within it:
- a CDS encoding SAM-dependent methyltransferase, yielding MSAIENTLAGRIDLLPGAANAVLRMLGALRGGSLELSLPNGERVRVGQGHHVASLAVAEWSVFETLIAKGSIGFAEDYVNGLWRTDNLAGLLTLSAQNRDAMSRAIHGNALRLIGYKLWHSLRANTRKGARRNIEAHYDLGNDFYRLWLDETMTYSSALFAAPDQDLADAQRAKYRRILAQLDAQPGQRILEVGCGWGGFAEVATLEFGCEVLGLTLSPAQLEYARQRAEQGGFAKHASFELCDYRDVRGTYDHIVSIEMYEAVGERFWPSYFQQLQARLAPGGRAVIQAITIEDALFGFYRKNPDFIQRYIFPGGMLASPERIRKLSGKAGLKVVDDLAFGLDYARTLAIWHQRFDQVRERVMALGFDERFLRLWQFYLAYCEAGFRAGSTDVYHYTFAHEGV
- a CDS encoding chalcone isomerase family protein — its product is MWRHLVACLLISLTAAAAPAAETAAPLPEAVRRLAGDWRPLGGGEMTWFGLRLYDAQLWSAANGFAPDTPFALALTYARDFPAERLVDTSVDEMRRLGTRDEATLVRWREELTRVFPEVRRGDVIVGVSLPERGALFYHQGRLTGEVRDPAFARAFFAIWLDPRTRAPALRARLIGGAS